A genomic window from Silene latifolia isolate original U9 population chromosome Y, ASM4854445v1, whole genome shotgun sequence includes:
- the LOC141628344 gene encoding peptidyl-prolyl cis-trans isomerase FKBP65-like encodes MTEAHCTPYSVHPGGDKLYMDLKKTFWWPDMKKEVAEFVARCLTCQRVNGEKRRPQVGDKVLLKVSPMRGVMRFGNRGKLIQKFIDPYEILDRGSALTKVRELNNKGKCLFRQKYFDRATACYDEACKLLSLSLGTIGGEDIKLLSDLVVSLNSNLATCALKLEEYRATSYLSSMISYTFPRNVKALFRRAVAYKKLKRFLEAKLDLVEALVVEPSNKDVLRELDVVKSHLLIKENGKRV; translated from the exons atgacggaggctcattgcactccttattcggtacaTCCGGGAGGTGACAAGCTCTATATGGACTtgaagaagacgttttggtggcccgATATGAAGAAAGAGGTAGCGGAATttgtggctaggtgtttgacTTGTCAGAGGGTAAATGGAGAGAAACGGAGACCTCAAG TGGGTGACAAGGTTCTCTTGAAAGTTTCACCTATGCGGGGCGTCATGAGGTTTGGCAACAGAGGAAAGTTGATTCAGAAATTTATAGatccttatgagattttagatcgg GGATCAGCTTTGACTAAGGTGAGGGAGCTTAATAACAAGGGGAAATGTCTTTTTCGCCAAAAGTATTTTGACAGGGCCACAGCTTGTTATGATGAAGCTTGTAAACTTCTTAGTTTGAGTCTGGGAACTATTGGAGGTGAAGATATCAAATTGTTATCTGACCTTGTTGTTTCCCTTAATTCTAATCTCGCTACATGTGCCTTAAAACTTGAGGAATACAGAGCTACTTCGTACTTGTCCTCCATGATTTCGTACACATTTCCTCGTAATGTTAAGGCACTTTTTCGTCGGGCGGTTGCTTATAAGAAGTTGAAAAGGTTTTTGGAAGCTAAATTGGATTTGGTTGAAGCTTTGGTGGTTGAACCTAGTAATAAGGATGTTTTAAGGGAATTAGATGTGGTAAAAAGTCACCTTCTCATAAAGGAAAATGGTAAAAGAGTGTAG